A stretch of the Lactuca sativa cultivar Salinas chromosome 9, Lsat_Salinas_v11, whole genome shotgun sequence genome encodes the following:
- the LOC111914358 gene encoding transcription repressor OFP13, whose translation MKFIPSLLLLNKNKETWRWPSCKNPKTMSFRVGSGDMMFKTVNSVFFDPKYTHPAEAEAEMTTPDSFFTNSSESASISSESEEYLNTNEYSSVENIVRGARSERLFFEPGPTTSSILEGNKQCVDILIEGGGGGGGGRDDCGGNGDIPYKESVAVAIESEDPHGDFKKSMQEMVENHGLKDWECLEELLGWYLRMNGKNHHELIVGAFVDLLAGISGGDGNSGGNGGTGGGGASSSDHSVDSFASVASTFTSPISSPPLSKRGGEKEIIEEEKIVIN comes from the coding sequence ATGAAGTTTATTCCTTCTCTATTATTGCTCAACAAAAACAAAGAAACATGGCGATGGCCTTCTTGTAAGAACCCCAAAACCATGTCTTTTCGGGTAGGTTCTGGTGATATGATGTTTAAAACCGTCAATTCTGTCTTTTTCGACCCCAAATATACACATCCGGCTGAAGCAGAAGCAGAAATGACCACTCCAGATTCGTTCTTCACGAACTCGTCAGAATCTGCTAGTATATCATCGGAGTCCGAGGAGTACTTAAACACTAATGAGTACTCCTCAGTTGAGAACATTGTCCGTGGGGCAAGGTCAGAAAGATTGTTTTTTGAACCTGGCCCAACTACTAGTTCGATTCTTGAAGGTAACAAACAATGTGTGGATATACTGattgaaggtggtggtggtggtggtggtggtcgtgATGACTGTGGTGGCAATGGTGATATACCATATAAAGAAAGTGTGGCTGTGGCGATTGAATCTGAGGATCCACATGGGGATTTCAAGAAATCTATGCAGGAGATGGTGGAGAACCATGGATTGAAAGATTGGGAGTGTTTGGAGGAGTTGTTAGGGTGGTATTTGAGGATGAATGGGAAGAACCACCATGAGTTGATTGTTGGGGCCTTTGTTGATTTGCTTGCCGGAATTTCTGGCGGCGATGGCAACAGTGGCGGCAATGGTGGAACTGGTGGTGGTGGAGCTTCTTCTTCCGATCATTCTGTAGATTCTTTTGCTTCTGTTGCTTCTACTTTCACTTCTCCCATCTCTTCTCCTCCTTTGTCCAAACGTGGTGGTGAGAAGGAGATTATCGAGGAAGAGAAAATAgtcattaattaa